The Thamnophis elegans isolate rThaEle1 chromosome 15, rThaEle1.pri, whole genome shotgun sequence genome includes a window with the following:
- the ERMAP gene encoding erythroid membrane-associated protein produces MSVPAPGCSLKDELLCPICLGLYQEPVSFGCEHYFCRRCISEHWSRQEAQAAPARDCPECRRAFSAPALAPSLKLANIVERFTAFPPEAALGGAGRGGRGGGTPCGKAHAKVRLFCLTDRAVVCFFCDRPALHEQHQVTGLDEAFEEMQRELKEQLQTLQDSERGHTEALVLLKHQLAETKSSAKGLRATIGEAFERLHRLLRDRQKAMLEELEADTARTLTDIEQKIQRYSLQLRKVQEGSQILQERLAETDKHNFLAGIASLSERLKGKIHETSLTYEDFPTSKYMGPLQYTIWKSLFQDIQPVPATLTLDPATAHQRLILSDDCTLVSYGNLHPQPLQDSPKRFDVEVSVLGSEAFNGGIHYWEVVVSEKTQWMIGLAHEAVTRKGNIQIQPSRGFYCIVMHDGNQYSACTEPWTRLNVKSKLEKVGVFLDYAKGLLIFYNADDMSWLYTFREKFPGKLCSYFSPGQSHANGKNVQPLRINTIRI; encoded by the exons ATGTCGGTCCCTGCCCCGGGCTGCAGCCTGAAGGACGAGCTGCTGTGCCCCATCTGCCTGGGCCTCTATCAGGAGCCGGTGAGCTTCGGCTGCGAGCACTACTTCTGCCGGCGCTGCATCTCGGAGCACTGGAGCCGCCAGGAGGCCCAGGCGGCTCCGGCCCGCGACTGCCCCGAGTGCCGCCGGGCTTTCTCCGCCCCCGCCCTGGCTCCCAGCCTCAAGCTGGCCAACATCGTCGAGCGCTTCACCGCCTTCCCGCCCGAGGCCGCCCTGGGAGGCGCCGGCAGGGGAGGCCGAGGCGGAGGGACGCCCTGCGGGAAAGCCCACGCCAAAGTCCGCCTCTTTTGCCTGACCGACCGCGCCGTCGTCTGCTTCTTCTGCGACCGGCCCGCCCTCCACGAGCAACACCAGGTCACCGGGCTGGACGAGGCCTTCGAGGAGATGCAG AGGGAGCTGAAGGAGCAGCTGCAGACCCTCCAGGACAGCGAGCGTGGGCACACGGAAGCCCTGGTTCTGCTGAAGCATCAGCTGGCCGAGACCAAG TCCTCGGCCAAGGGATTGCGGGCCACCATCGGTGAAGCCTTTGAGCGGCTGCATCGGCTGCTCCGCGACCGCCAGAAGGCCATGCTGGAGGAGCTGGAGGCCGACACGGCCCGGACTCTGACTGACATCGAGCAGAAGATCCAGCGCTACAGCCTGCAGCTGCGTAAAGTGCAAGAAGGTAGCCAGATCCTGCAGGAAAGACTGGCGGAAACCGACAAGCACAACTTCCTGGCGGGCATCGCCTCTCTCTCGGAGAG GCTGAAGGGGAAGATCCACGAAACGAGTCTCACCTATGAGGATTTCCCCACATCGAAATACATGGGGCCTCTGCAGTACACCATCTGGAAATCCCTGTTCCAGGACATCCAGCCAG tgCCTGCCACGCTGACCCTGGACCCGGCCACCGCTCACCAGCGCCTGATCCTCTCCGACGACTGCACCCTCGTCTCCTACGGCAACCTGCACCCGCAGCCGCTGCAGGACTCGCCCAAGCGCTTCGACGTGGAGGTCTCGGTGCTGGGCTCAGAGGCCTTCAATGGTGGCATCCACTACTGGGAGGTGGTGGTCTCGGAGAAGACCCAGTGGATGATCGGGCTGGCCCACGAGGCCGTCACCCGCAAGGGGAACATCCAGATCCAGCCCAGCCGCGGATTCTACTGCATCGTCATGCACGACGGCAACCAGTACAGCGCCTGCACTGAGCCCTGGACGCGGCTGAACGTCAAGAGCAAGCTGGAGAAAGTTGGGGTCTTCCTGGATTACGCCAAGGGGCTGCTCATTTTCTACAACGCCGACGACATGTCCTGGCTTTACACTTTCCGGGAGAAGTTCCCGGGGAAACTCTGCTCCTACTTCAGCCCCGGGCAAAGCCACGCCAATGGGAAGAACGTGCAGCCGCTCCGGATTAACACTATCCGCATCTGA